The proteins below come from a single Hemibagrus wyckioides isolate EC202008001 linkage group LG22, SWU_Hwy_1.0, whole genome shotgun sequence genomic window:
- the barhl1a gene encoding barH-like homeobox 1a, translating to MEVPTNGSSFGIDSLLSHRPTSPRVSTARALTGDCRSPASSPRSEMDSDCSSPPSPRRESDPGSPLVMSQPRTVTSSFLIRDILADCRPLAACAPYSNSGDSARETEDYTDRLHSNSSSDSEYRAKDEPEREISSSRESPSSRLKKPRKARTAFTDHQLAQLERSFERQKYLSVQDRMELAASLNLTDTQVKTWYQNRRTKWKRQTAVGLELLAEAGNYSALQRMFPSPYFYPQSLVSSLDPGAGLYLYRGPTAAPPALQRPLVPRVLLQGGAEPQLSPHLSTHMSPLSAALPRPTPQR from the exons atGGAAGTGCCAACAAACGGCTCAAGTTTTGGGATCGACTCTTTGCTCTCACACAGACCCACAAGTCCGCGCGTCTCCACAGCACGCGCCTTAACGGGAGACTGTCGCTCTCCGGCCTCAAGCCCGCGTTCGGAAATGGACAGTGACTGCTCGTCTCCACCGTCCCCGAGGCGAGAGTCTGACCCTGGGTCTCCGTTAGTGATGTCTCAACCGAGGACAGTGACCTCTTCTTTTTTAATCCGGGACATTCTGGCGGACTGCAGGCCGCTCGCCGCGTGCGCGCCGTACAGCAACAGCGGAGACTCAGCGCGCGAGACCGAGGACTACACTGACAGACTGCACAGCAACTCATCATCGGATAGCGAATACCGGG CCAAAGATGAGCCAGAAAGAGAAATCTCCAGCAGCAGAGAGAGTCCATCCTCAAGGCTGAAGAAACCCCGCAAAGCACGCACGGCCTTCACTGACCACCAGCTCGCGCAGCTCGAGCGCAGCTTTGAGCGCCAGAAATACCTGAGTGTGCAGGACCGCATGGAGCTCGCGGCCTCTCTCAACCTCACCGACACACAGGTCAAGACCTGGTACCAGAACCGCAG GACAAAATGGAAGCGACAGACGGCAGTTGGTTTGGAGCTCctcgccgaagcaggaaactaCTCTGCTCTTCAGAGAATGTTCCCGTCGCCATATTTTTACCCACAGAGCCTAGTGTCCAGTTTGGACCCAGGAGCAGGACTGTATTTATACAGAGGACCCACTGCGGCACCTCCAGCTCTCCAGAGGCCGCTCGTACCCAGGGTTCTGCTGCAGGGTGGAGCCGAGCCCCAGCTGTCCCCGCATCTGTCCACGCACATGTCCCCGCTCTCTGCCGCGCTACCTAGACCCACACCGCAGCGGTGA